The DNA sequence TCACGCGGCCATTGTCGGTGCGCAGGTCGTGGGCGTCGGGGATGCGGGCGAGCTGCTCGTCCGTCATCCCGTCGGCGGCGAACGAGATCTCGGTGCGGGTGAGGTGGCGGAGCTCGTCCAGCGTGCCGGACTCCACCGTCTTGCCTTCGCGGATGATGCTGACCCGGTCGCAGAGCTGCTCGACCTCGGAGAGGATGTGGCTGGACAGCAGCACGGTGGCGCCGTCGCGGGAGATGCGGGCGATCTCGGCGTTGAAGGTGGCCTCCATCAGCGGGTCGAGCCCGCTCGTCGGCTCGTCGAGGATGTAGAGGTCGGCCGGGGTGGCGAAGGCGGCGACGAGCGCGACCTTCTGCCGGTTGCCCTTGGAGTAGGCGCGGCCCTTCTTGGTCGGGTCGAGCTGGAACACGTCGATCAACCGCTTCTTGCGCTCGGCGTAGGCCGCCTTGTCTGCGGTGCCGCCGCGCAGCCGGGCGAGGAGGTCGATGGCCTCGCCGCCGGACAGGTTCGGCCAGAGGCTGACGTCGCCGGGGACGTAGGCGATGCGCCGGTGGAGGGTGACGGCGTCCCGCCAGGGGTCGCTGCCGAAGACGCGGGCGGTGCCGCCGTTGGAGCGCGCGAGGCCGAGCAGGATGCGGATCGTGGTCGACTTGCCCGCGCCGTTCGGCCCGAGGAATCCGTGCACTTCGCCTTCGGTGACGGTGAGGTCGAGCCCGTCGAGTGCACGGACCCTGCCGAATCGCTTCTCGAGGCCCGAGGCCTCAATCACTGTGGTCATGCGCGTGAGTTTACGCGCGATTCAGTAATTTGTGAAAACTTCTAACGGAATCCTTACGTGTCGCCGGCTCAGGTCGGGACGCACTGGAGGTCGTCGATGCCGGCGTACTGGTGGGTGGAGGCCGTGTCGGGCACCGTGTACGTGTACGGGACGCCCGCCTGCAGCGACACGGTGTCCGTGTGCTCGTCGATCGAGTCGCCGTCGACGGTGTCCGCGAACCCGACGATCACTTCGGCGCCGGGGCAGTCGCGCTGGGAGGTCAGCACGAAGGTCCAGCCCTGC is a window from the Leifsonia shinshuensis genome containing:
- a CDS encoding ABC transporter ATP-binding protein, with the protein product MTTVIEASGLEKRFGRVRALDGLDLTVTEGEVHGFLGPNGAGKSTTIRILLGLARSNGGTARVFGSDPWRDAVTLHRRIAYVPGDVSLWPNLSGGEAIDLLARLRGGTADKAAYAERKKRLIDVFQLDPTKKGRAYSKGNRQKVALVAAFATPADLYILDEPTSGLDPLMEATFNAEIARISRDGATVLLSSHILSEVEQLCDRVSIIREGKTVESGTLDELRHLTRTEISFAADGMTDEQLARIPDAHDLRTDNGRVKFTADSDGLPPVLAALADLNAKSLTVAPPSLEELFLRHYGDELAGVDKLEAEAKGR